The following is a genomic window from Flavobacterium sp..
TCCATTGTCGATGCCAATTCTTTAATTGTTTTTCTCTTGCAATTGCATGATTTATAAACTGAAATTCATCGAAATAAACTAAAATTTTCAAATTATATTTCGAAGTAAATTTACTTCCTTATTCATTTACATGTCGTTCCATTCTATCATCTAATCCATCTGTTACACCTATATAAAGTGTTTCTTTTGGTTTGTTGGTGAGAATATAAACCCAATAATTATGATATGTTCTATATGGCATTTTTGTTTTGTTTTATCATCCTTAACCTGTTTCAGGATCTATTAACTTTTAATTATTGAGAAGCTGAAACAAGTCCAGCTTGACAAACTGTATATTATTATTTTTTAAACTTGACTTTCTGTCATCCTGAACTCGTTTCAGGATCTAAGTATTTTAAAATTTAGAGAAGCTGGAACGAGTTCAGCTTGACAAGAAAACTTTTAAACCACCTCAAACATTTTTCCAGGTAAAGGTCTAACTACACCTTTTAATTCCATATTTAACAAAATAGAAGAAATCCGATAAATAGGAAAATCACATTCTAAGGCAATAATATCCATCATTTCTTTGCCGGTTTTTTGAAGGTAGTCGTATATAATTTGCTCTTCATCGGTTAAGGAAATGAACAATTGTTTTTGTACCGCTTTTTGCGATTCACGCTGTAATTCCCAATTTAAAATATAGACCAAATCTGCTGCGGATGTGAGCAAATTGGCGCGTTGAGTTTTAATCAAATTATTACAACCTTGACTGAATTTATCGGTCGTTCTTCCTGGAACTGCAAAAACATCTCGGTTGTAATCGTTGGCTAAATTGGCAGTGACTAATGAACCGCCCCTTTCGGCACTTTCAATAACAACAGTAGCTTCGCTAATACCCGCTACAATACGGTTTCGTTTGATGAAATTTTCTTTATCAGGATTGCTTATGCTCCAAAATTCGGTTAAA
Proteins encoded in this region:
- a CDS encoding GIY-YIG nuclease family protein — encoded protein: MPYRTYHNYWVYILTNKPKETLYIGVTDGLDDRMERHVNE